A genomic stretch from Bosea sp. F3-2 includes:
- the ugpC gene encoding sn-glycerol-3-phosphate ABC transporter ATP-binding protein UgpC encodes MTTQDNATIELKGVRKSFGSVDVIHDLDLKVEGGEFIVFVGPSGCGKSTLLRMIAGLEEVTDGDILIAGWDVTDLDPSKRGIAMVFQSYALYPHMSVRENLAFGLEIARTPAAEIRKQVDLAADILKIGPLLERRPGQLSGGQRQRVAIGRAIVRKPQVFLFDEPLSNLDAELRVSMRVEIARLHRELGNTMIYVTHDQTEAMTLADRIVVLRDGKIEQVGTPREVYENPANLFVAGFIGSPRMNIVDGVCVAANRVSIAGTEIELDRPMPAAPKEAIKLGIRPEHWSVGERRENSLPAQVEFAEYLGSTRYLHCKLDNGDIVTAEQRDGRDARPGDSLWLSCDQRALKFFSMSGETRC; translated from the coding sequence AGCTGAAGGGCGTCCGCAAGAGCTTCGGCTCCGTCGACGTCATCCACGACCTCGATCTCAAGGTGGAAGGCGGAGAATTCATCGTCTTCGTCGGCCCGTCGGGCTGCGGCAAGTCGACCCTGCTGCGCATGATCGCCGGTCTCGAGGAGGTCACGGATGGCGACATCCTGATCGCCGGCTGGGACGTCACCGATCTCGACCCGTCGAAGCGCGGCATCGCGATGGTGTTCCAGTCCTATGCGCTCTATCCGCATATGAGCGTGCGCGAGAACCTGGCCTTCGGTCTGGAAATCGCCAGGACGCCGGCGGCCGAGATCAGGAAGCAGGTCGATCTGGCGGCGGACATCCTCAAGATCGGTCCGCTTCTCGAACGGCGCCCCGGCCAGCTCTCGGGCGGCCAGAGGCAGCGCGTCGCGATCGGCCGGGCGATCGTCCGCAAGCCGCAGGTGTTCCTGTTCGACGAGCCGCTGAGCAATCTCGACGCGGAACTCAGGGTCAGCATGCGCGTCGAGATCGCGCGGCTGCACCGCGAGCTCGGCAACACGATGATCTACGTCACGCACGACCAGACCGAGGCGATGACGCTGGCGGACCGCATCGTCGTGCTGCGCGACGGCAAGATCGAGCAGGTCGGGACGCCGCGGGAGGTCTACGAGAATCCCGCGAATCTGTTCGTCGCGGGCTTCATCGGCTCGCCACGCATGAACATCGTCGACGGTGTCTGCGTGGCCGCAAACCGTGTCAGCATCGCGGGAACCGAGATCGAACTCGATAGGCCGATGCCGGCTGCGCCGAAAGAGGCAATCAAACTCGGAATTCGCCCCGAACATTGGTCGGTCGGAGAAAGGCGAGAAAATTCGCTGCCGGCGCAGGTCGAATTCGCCGAGTATCTCGGCAGCACGCGATATCTCCATTGCAAGCTCGACAACGGAGATATCGTCACCGCCGAACAACGCGATGGGCGAGACGCCAGGCCCGGCGACAGCCTTTGGTTGTCGTGCGACCAACGAGCCCTGAAATTCTTCTCGATGTCCGGCGAAACGAGGTGCTGA
- a CDS encoding molybdopterin-binding protein: MTVQFFTRRRFLIGSTLGASALTLSGCDVLERNEQVGSVIRSAENLTMRAQRLLQGRDARAREFAETDISPSFRVNGTSRPDSEDYAAFVENGFADWRLKIDGLVDRPQEFTLADLKKLAARTQITRHDCVEGWSAIGKWTGVPLGLVLTAAGLKPSARFAVFHCADELEKTLDGSGRYYESIDLIDAFHPQTILAYAMNGKDLTIGHGAPLRLRVERQLGYKQAKYLMRIELVDSFSGFWGGNGGYWEDRGYEWYAGI, translated from the coding sequence ATGACTGTTCAGTTCTTCACGCGCCGCCGCTTCCTGATCGGCAGTACGCTCGGCGCCAGTGCTCTGACTCTTTCGGGCTGCGACGTGCTTGAGCGGAACGAGCAAGTGGGTTCGGTCATTCGCTCTGCCGAGAATCTGACGATGAGGGCGCAGAGGCTGTTGCAAGGCCGCGATGCGCGCGCCCGCGAATTCGCTGAGACGGATATTTCGCCCTCGTTCCGCGTGAATGGAACGAGCCGACCCGACAGCGAGGACTATGCAGCTTTCGTCGAGAATGGCTTTGCGGATTGGCGATTGAAGATCGACGGCCTCGTCGATCGGCCGCAGGAGTTCACGCTGGCGGATCTGAAGAAGCTTGCTGCGCGAACGCAGATCACCCGACACGATTGCGTCGAAGGCTGGAGTGCCATCGGAAAATGGACAGGCGTCCCTCTCGGACTCGTCCTGACTGCCGCCGGACTGAAGCCGTCGGCTCGCTTCGCGGTCTTCCATTGTGCCGATGAGCTGGAGAAGACGCTCGATGGTAGCGGCCGCTACTACGAGAGCATCGATCTTATCGATGCCTTCCACCCTCAAACGATCCTGGCCTATGCCATGAATGGGAAGGACCTTACCATCGGGCACGGCGCGCCCCTGCGCCTGCGGGTTGAGCGGCAACTCGGCTACAAGCAGGCGAAATACCTCATGCGCATCGAGCTCGTCGATAGCTTCTCAGGCTTTTGGGGCGGCAATGGCGGCTATTGGGAAGATCGCGGATATGAGTGGTATGCCGGCATTTGA
- a CDS encoding cytochrome b/b6 domain-containing protein, protein MTEWARNDNDEPPRVSLVRRHSIATRLTHWLNVLCLSFLLLSGLQIFNAHPELYWGHYGADGDPAVLTIGAGGSGDDLHGFLRIAGVELPTTGVLGVSNFEGTPTPRAFPAWSTIPSFQDLAAGRHWHFFFAWLFVINGLVYLACSFLSGHFRRDLTPTRHQLSLHHLWHEVVDHARLRFPEGDEARHYNALQKLTYLIVIVVLLPMMLITGLTMSPGIDAVLPWLVDVFGGRQTARTIHFITASLLVLFVIVHVAMVVLSGTWNNTRSMITGRYAIRHGGRKS, encoded by the coding sequence ATGACGGAATGGGCGCGCAATGACAATGACGAGCCACCGAGAGTTTCTCTCGTCCGACGGCATTCCATCGCCACGCGCCTCACGCATTGGCTGAACGTTCTGTGCCTGAGTTTCCTGCTGCTCAGCGGCTTGCAGATCTTCAACGCGCATCCCGAACTGTACTGGGGTCACTATGGCGCGGATGGAGACCCAGCGGTGCTGACGATCGGCGCCGGCGGCAGCGGCGACGATTTGCATGGCTTCTTGCGGATTGCGGGAGTCGAACTGCCGACGACGGGCGTGCTCGGCGTCTCGAACTTTGAGGGCACCCCGACTCCACGCGCCTTCCCCGCCTGGTCGACGATTCCATCCTTTCAGGACCTGGCAGCGGGTCGACATTGGCACTTCTTCTTCGCCTGGCTCTTCGTCATCAATGGTCTCGTCTATCTCGCCTGCAGTTTTCTGAGCGGTCATTTCCGGCGGGACCTGACACCGACGCGTCATCAGCTGTCATTGCATCACCTCTGGCATGAGGTCGTTGACCATGCCCGGCTTCGCTTCCCGGAAGGTGACGAGGCCCGGCACTACAATGCGCTCCAGAAGCTGACCTATCTGATCGTCATCGTCGTTCTGCTGCCGATGATGCTCATCACCGGTTTGACGATGTCGCCGGGGATCGACGCCGTGCTTCCCTGGCTCGTCGACGTCTTTGGCGGGCGTCAGACCGCCCGGACGATCCACTTCATCACAGCGTCCCTTCTCGTGCTGTTCGTGATCGTGCATGTCGCGATGGTCGTTCTGTCGGGCACCTGGAACAACACGCGCTCGATGATCACGGGCCGTTATGCCATCCGACACGGTGGGCGGAAATCATGA
- a CDS encoding TetR/AcrR family transcriptional regulator: protein MNNLTPTSEEILACARSLIVSGGYNGFSYADISEVVGIRKASIHHHFPTKADLVRTLVSRYRQDAEASVAHMERNTPDPRDQLQNYVGYWKGCIADSSRPFCICALLASELPVLPPDVALEVRGYFRLLSAWLTSAFERGAELGFFALLNAPRVEAEMFMATVHGAMLSARAYGDPEIFGLITGPLLERLSPRS, encoded by the coding sequence ATGAACAACTTGACGCCGACATCCGAAGAGATCCTCGCCTGTGCGCGGTCGCTAATCGTATCCGGCGGCTATAACGGGTTCAGCTATGCTGACATCTCGGAGGTGGTGGGTATCCGCAAGGCGAGCATCCATCACCACTTTCCGACCAAGGCCGATCTCGTGCGGACGCTTGTGAGCCGTTACCGTCAGGATGCCGAGGCCAGTGTCGCTCATATGGAGCGCAACACCCCCGATCCACGTGATCAACTGCAGAACTATGTGGGCTACTGGAAAGGCTGCATTGCAGATTCAAGCAGACCGTTTTGCATCTGCGCGCTCCTGGCAAGCGAGCTCCCAGTTCTGCCGCCGGATGTCGCGCTTGAGGTCCGCGGCTATTTTCGGCTGCTGTCGGCTTGGCTGACGTCTGCGTTCGAACGAGGCGCTGAGCTCGGATTTTTCGCCTTGTTGAACGCGCCTCGCGTCGAAGCTGAAATGTTCATGGCGACCGTTCACGGGGCGATGCTTTCGGCACGGGCCTATGGAGACCCTGAGATCTTTGGGCTGATCACGGGGCCCCTCCTGGAGAGGCTTTCGCCGCGGAGCTGA
- a CDS encoding response regulator yields MSAPKIVLVDDDAEVLDAWRLTLELDGFEVITRRTADAALSQLTRDSSAVLVSDVRMPGRDGFGLLSAVTAIDAELPVVLITGHADVPMAVRAIREGAWDFVEKPADPVLLIETVRRARS; encoded by the coding sequence ATGAGCGCTCCGAAGATCGTTCTCGTCGATGACGACGCCGAAGTGCTCGACGCCTGGCGACTGACCCTGGAGCTCGACGGCTTCGAGGTCATCACCAGGCGCACGGCCGATGCCGCGCTCTCCCAGCTGACCCGCGACAGCTCCGCGGTGCTGGTCAGCGACGTGCGCATGCCCGGCCGCGACGGCTTCGGTCTGCTGTCGGCGGTGACCGCTATCGATGCCGAACTGCCGGTGGTGCTGATCACCGGGCACGCTGATGTGCCGATGGCCGTCCGAGCGATCCGCGAAGGCGCCTGGGATTTCGTCGAGAAGCCGGCCGACCCCGTCCTGCTGATCGAAACCGTGCGGCGCGCGAGGTCGTGA
- a CDS encoding ATP-binding protein, whose product MELRQELPASRLYVRAEEIRLEQVLVNLVANALDAVASLEGAALTVGARRCGHSVEIWVEDNGPGIAPSHLERIFDPFFTTKPVGSGLGLGLSLSYNIIKDLGGTLAVASTGPSGTRFLITLEGATTHTMAPLEADA is encoded by the coding sequence GTGGAGCTGCGGCAGGAGCTCCCAGCCAGCCGGCTCTATGTCCGTGCTGAGGAGATCCGTCTGGAGCAGGTCCTGGTCAATCTCGTCGCGAATGCGCTCGACGCCGTTGCGAGCCTGGAAGGCGCCGCGCTGACCGTCGGCGCGCGCCGGTGCGGCCACAGTGTCGAAATCTGGGTCGAGGACAACGGCCCTGGGATCGCCCCATCCCATCTGGAGCGGATCTTTGATCCCTTCTTCACCACCAAGCCGGTCGGGTCGGGGCTCGGCCTCGGCCTTTCGCTGTCCTACAACATCATCAAGGACCTCGGCGGCACGCTCGCTGTGGCCTCGACCGGCCCCTCCGGCACGCGCTTCCTGATTACCCTCGAAGGCGCGACGACACACACCATGGCTCCACTGGAAGCTGACGCATGA
- a CDS encoding histidine kinase dimerization/phospho-acceptor domain-containing protein, translating into MPGIKRAELAALADAQRLISESRRLVTELGALVSQEVQKTEAVAKAAADRSAEAILLGRNLLLAIAAASLAGALLIGWFYVRRHLVARLRVLTEAATSIASGQSSAPLPKASNDELGDLVRALAVFQRTRDDLIQAAKLAALGQMAAGLSHELNQPLAAIRSHAHNSALLLERGRPDDARETIARIQALTARAAELIAHLRRFARKPGVVLAPVEVGETIATALSLFGPPPRCGARGAAAGAPSQPALCPC; encoded by the coding sequence TTGCCCGGCATCAAGCGCGCCGAGCTCGCGGCGCTGGCCGATGCTCAGCGCCTCATCTCCGAAAGCCGTCGCCTCGTCACCGAACTCGGCGCGCTGGTCTCGCAGGAGGTGCAGAAGACGGAGGCCGTCGCGAAAGCGGCCGCCGACCGTTCGGCCGAGGCGATCCTGCTCGGCCGGAACCTGCTCCTCGCGATCGCCGCCGCCTCGCTCGCCGGAGCCTTGCTGATCGGCTGGTTCTATGTGCGGCGCCATCTCGTGGCACGGCTGCGGGTTCTGACCGAAGCCGCGACCAGCATCGCCAGCGGGCAATCTTCCGCGCCGCTGCCGAAGGCGAGCAATGACGAGCTCGGCGACCTGGTGCGAGCTCTCGCCGTCTTCCAGCGGACGCGCGACGACCTGATCCAGGCGGCCAAGCTCGCCGCGCTGGGGCAAATGGCGGCCGGCCTGAGCCACGAGCTCAACCAGCCGCTGGCCGCGATCCGCTCGCACGCCCACAACAGCGCGCTGCTGCTGGAGCGCGGCCGGCCGGACGATGCGCGCGAGACGATCGCACGCATCCAGGCCCTGACCGCGCGGGCGGCCGAACTGATCGCCCATCTCCGGCGCTTCGCCCGCAAGCCTGGCGTCGTGCTCGCCCCCGTCGAGGTCGGCGAGACCATCGCGACCGCCCTGTCCCTGTTCGGCCCCCCGCCTCGATGCGGAGCGCGTGGAGCTGCGGCAGGAGCTCCCAGCCAGCCGGCTCTATGTCCGTGCTGA
- a CDS encoding SDR family oxidoreductase, with amino-acid sequence MSVFERAFDPEQNTALATGAGNGIGRAIAQALVAEGVRTMFADLSEERVAAAIAASPRPELAVPWVGDLASRTGCDALLAHAFAALGTISHFVHSAAPPRLETDHVLSVSDETWERMRAVNVDAGFHLAREIARSLIAERKPGSFLILTSLHVATPRNLPHYSTSKAALAILVKELAKTLGRFGIRVNALVSGAIAAGGFVADPSLTRHIPLGRLGRSEDLAPMALAVLSNRLSAYVTGSAFVVDGGLSLTNWFDPPALNEF; translated from the coding sequence ATGAGCGTCTTTGAGCGCGCCTTCGATCCGGAGCAGAACACAGCGCTGGCCACCGGCGCCGGTAACGGCATTGGTCGTGCAATCGCCCAGGCTCTGGTCGCGGAAGGCGTTCGGACCATGTTCGCCGACCTGAGCGAGGAGAGGGTTGCCGCTGCCATTGCCGCCTCGCCGAGGCCGGAACTCGCCGTGCCGTGGGTCGGCGACCTCGCCAGTCGCACGGGTTGCGACGCATTGCTGGCTCATGCCTTCGCCGCCCTCGGCACCATCAGCCATTTCGTCCACAGTGCAGCTCCTCCGCGGCTTGAGACAGACCACGTCTTGTCCGTGTCGGACGAGACCTGGGAGCGCATGCGCGCTGTGAATGTTGACGCCGGCTTCCATCTGGCGCGCGAGATCGCTCGCTCGCTGATCGCGGAGCGCAAGCCGGGCTCGTTCCTGATCCTGACCTCGCTGCATGTGGCGACGCCGCGCAACCTGCCTCATTACAGCACCTCGAAGGCAGCGCTGGCCATACTCGTCAAAGAGCTTGCCAAGACGCTGGGGCGCTTCGGCATCAGGGTGAACGCGCTGGTGTCGGGCGCGATCGCCGCCGGTGGATTCGTGGCCGACCCCTCGCTGACGCGGCATATTCCACTCGGGCGGCTCGGACGCAGCGAGGATCTCGCGCCGATGGCGCTCGCGGTCCTGTCGAACCGCCTGTCTGCCTATGTCACCGGCTCGGCCTTCGTCGTCGATGGCGGCCTGTCGCTGACCAACTGGTTCGACCCGCCGGCACTCAACGAGTTCTAA
- a CDS encoding LysR family transcriptional regulator: METRFLQTFLSVVQTGSLSEAARRLNITPSAVVQRIKALEDEIGQTLVQRAGHAMQVTPAGAAILQDVERMLTVADDIKAAAAADLETGLLRIGVIHSALTGLLPDLLVQLRQNRPGIELYILPGMSGDLYSQITVGKLDAAIIVQPHFALPKAFDWVLLRQEELLVITPPAVAETNPRVLLKREPFIRYDRNHWGGRIVDLYLRKLKIRPQERYELDSLEAITILVSRGLGVSLVPDWLPPWPEGSNVRRIRAIGAPTRDIGIVWSRSSKRLPLIRAFVAEAVDTTRLKHSLMRNASE, translated from the coding sequence ATGGAGACACGCTTTCTCCAGACCTTCCTGAGCGTCGTGCAAACCGGCTCGCTGTCCGAGGCGGCCCGGCGGCTCAACATCACGCCGTCGGCGGTCGTCCAGCGCATCAAGGCGCTGGAGGACGAGATCGGACAAACGCTCGTCCAGCGTGCCGGCCACGCAATGCAGGTGACACCGGCGGGCGCCGCCATTCTCCAGGACGTCGAGCGCATGCTTACCGTCGCGGACGATATCAAGGCGGCAGCGGCAGCCGATCTCGAAACCGGCTTGCTGCGCATCGGCGTCATCCATTCGGCCCTGACAGGGCTGCTGCCCGACCTACTCGTGCAATTGCGGCAGAACCGACCGGGGATAGAACTTTACATCCTACCGGGCATGTCGGGCGATCTCTATTCCCAGATCACTGTGGGTAAGCTCGACGCAGCGATCATTGTCCAGCCCCATTTTGCTTTGCCCAAAGCCTTCGACTGGGTCCTGTTGCGCCAGGAAGAACTCCTCGTCATCACGCCGCCAGCCGTCGCCGAGACAAACCCGCGCGTACTCCTCAAGCGGGAACCATTCATTCGCTACGATCGCAACCATTGGGGAGGCCGCATTGTCGACCTCTATCTGCGGAAGCTGAAAATTAGGCCTCAGGAGCGGTATGAGCTCGACTCACTTGAAGCGATCACGATTCTCGTCAGCCGCGGTCTCGGTGTCTCACTCGTCCCGGATTGGCTGCCCCCCTGGCCAGAAGGATCGAATGTACGCCGAATAAGGGCGATCGGGGCGCCGACACGCGATATCGGCATAGTCTGGTCGAGGAGCTCGAAGCGGTTGCCGCTCATTCGCGCCTTCGTAGCCGAGGCAGTCGATACTACTCGTTTGAAGCATTCCCTAATGCGAAATGCTTCAGAATAG
- a CDS encoding biotin-dependent carboxyltransferase family protein — translation MTALSVLAAGPGSTIQDGGRHGFLRYGVTGAGPMDPFAHALANRALGNPAGAAAIEVSLGGLEVTAEGGPVAVALAGGAFAVTLDGQALPPAVVAMVEPGAKLKLRAGQAGAWCYLAVPGGFDVPQVLGSAATHTRTGIGGIAGRGLMAGDRLAIAGMSPAEVETGEIVAPLLERPAETIRVILGPQDDYFAPDQIAAFLAGPWTISARGDRMACFLEGPKLTHVRGYNIASDGIAMGAIQVPGEGQPIVLMADRQSTGGYPKVATVIGPDLGRLAQARPGSTVSFRAVTHAEAVAARAAEHAFLSAAIPVEPLIRRHFPSEFLLGLNLIDGWVDARQPA, via the coding sequence ATGACTGCGCTCAGCGTGCTCGCGGCCGGGCCGGGCTCCACCATCCAGGATGGCGGCCGCCATGGCTTTCTGCGCTATGGCGTCACCGGCGCCGGCCCGATGGACCCTTTCGCTCATGCGCTCGCGAACCGTGCCCTCGGCAATCCTGCCGGCGCAGCCGCGATCGAGGTTTCGCTCGGCGGCCTTGAGGTCACGGCGGAAGGTGGCCCCGTCGCGGTCGCGCTCGCTGGCGGCGCCTTCGCGGTGACGCTGGATGGTCAGGCGCTGCCGCCGGCCGTCGTCGCCATGGTCGAGCCGGGCGCCAAGCTGAAGCTGCGCGCCGGCCAGGCCGGGGCCTGGTGCTATCTCGCCGTACCCGGCGGCTTCGACGTGCCGCAGGTCCTCGGTTCAGCCGCGACCCACACCCGCACCGGCATCGGCGGCATCGCGGGGCGGGGGCTCATGGCCGGCGACCGCCTGGCCATCGCGGGAATGTCCCCCGCCGAGGTCGAGACGGGTGAGATCGTCGCTCCGTTGCTGGAGCGGCCGGCCGAGACGATCCGGGTCATCCTCGGTCCCCAGGACGATTATTTCGCGCCTGACCAGATCGCCGCCTTCCTCGCCGGCCCCTGGACCATATCGGCCCGCGGCGACCGCATGGCCTGCTTCCTGGAAGGACCGAAGCTCACCCATGTCCGCGGCTACAATATCGCTTCGGACGGTATCGCCATGGGGGCGATCCAGGTCCCAGGCGAGGGGCAGCCGATCGTGCTGATGGCGGACCGGCAGTCGACCGGAGGTTATCCGAAGGTTGCCACCGTCATCGGCCCGGACCTCGGGCGCCTCGCCCAGGCGCGACCCGGGAGCACGGTCTCGTTTAGGGCCGTGACCCATGCCGAGGCGGTGGCGGCGCGGGCCGCGGAACACGCCTTTCTCTCGGCTGCGATCCCGGTCGAACCGCTGATCCGCCGGCATTTCCCCTCGGAATTCCTGCTCGGCCTCAACCTGATCGATGGCTGGGTCGATGCCCGGCAACCGGCCTGA